The sequence CTGCACCGATAACGCAGCGATGATCGCGTACGCCGGTTGGCAGAGGTTGCTCCGCGGGGAGCGCGATGAACTCGACCTGAATGCGGTCGCAACGCTTCCGATCGGCCCACGTATCGAGATTGCTGCCAGCTGAATGGGCGGGCGACGGCATGCGCTGGGCCAGCATTTTCTGGCGGATGACAGTTTCGTTCATCGAACCATCGCGCTTGCCGGACTGCCGGGCGAATCGTCGGTTCTGGAGATCGGCCCGGGGAAAGGGGCGCTTACCTTTCCGCTGCTGGATGCCGGCTATCATGTGACGGCAGTCGAGTTTGACCGCACTCTTGCCGAGAATCTGGCGACGATGGCGCCGGAGCGGCTCCGGGTCGAGCAGGCCGATTTCCTGAAATTCGACATCGATAGCCTTCCGAGTGGTCCGCTTTTTGTTGTCGCGAATTTGCCGTATTCGACAGGGACGGCGATTCTGACGCGCTTGCTCGAGAGACCGGAGAAGTTTCCGCGGATTGTTGTGATGCTGCAACGCGAAGTGGCCCAGCGATTGGTGGCCGAGCCGGGCTCGCGGGCCTACGGCAGCCTGTCGATCTTTACGCAAATGCAGGCAGCTGTGCAGATGGGCTTTTTGGTTCCGCCCGAAGCTTTTCGACCACCACCCCGCGTTGATTCTGCCGTGGTGCGGCTGGACCTCTCGGTGGAACCTCGGTTTCTCTGCGCCGATGCTCAGAAATTTCGGCGTCTGGTCCGCAGCGCCTTTGCGCAGCGGCGGAAAACGCTTCGCAACAGTTTGGGGACAGTTTACGGCAAGGAGGTTGCTCTGGCGGCGATGGCACGCGCCGGAATTGACCCTGTGCGTCGCGCCGAAACAGTTTCGATCCCGGAGTTTTGCGCTCTCGAAGCAGCCTTTGGCCAAGATGCCTGAGTTGCCGGAGGTTGAAACGGTCTGCCGCACGATCGCGCCGCATGTGGAAGGGCAGCGGATCTCTCGTGTGGTGGTTCACGAGCCGCGGTTTCGACGGCCGATTCCTTTGGATTTTGCGGGCCGTCT is a genomic window of Candidatus Binatia bacterium containing:
- the rsmA gene encoding 16S rRNA (adenine(1518)-N(6)/adenine(1519)-N(6))-dimethyltransferase RsmA, encoding MGGRRHALGQHFLADDSFVHRTIALAGLPGESSVLEIGPGKGALTFPLLDAGYHVTAVEFDRTLAENLATMAPERLRVEQADFLKFDIDSLPSGPLFVVANLPYSTGTAILTRLLERPEKFPRIVVMLQREVAQRLVAEPGSRAYGSLSIFTQMQAAVQMGFLVPPEAFRPPPRVDSAVVRLDLSVEPRFLCADAQKFRRLVRSAFAQRRKTLRNSLGTVYGKEVALAAMARAGIDPVRRAETVSIPEFCALEAAFGQDA